A single window of Mangifera indica cultivar Alphonso chromosome 18, CATAS_Mindica_2.1, whole genome shotgun sequence DNA harbors:
- the LOC123201416 gene encoding THO complex subunit 4B-like codes for MTSALDMSLDDIIKSNKKSGGPNSRGRGGRGSGLGPARRFFKRGTNRTTPYSKAAQAPDFTWQHDMFAGAALPGAARAPSIETGTKIYVSNLDYGVSNEDIKDLFSKVGDLKRYTVHFDRSGRSKGTAEVVFSQRADALAAVKRYNNVQLDGKPMKLEIVRRNIAASAAAPPSNNGMYGNQNGGFRSRQRRGGAMGGSHRGRHGISRGRGWRRGRSEKTPFSMEDLDADLQKYHNAAKQSDAMVQ; via the exons ATGACGAGTGCCTTGGATATGTCTCTCGACGATATTATCAAGTCTAACAAAAAGTCCGGCGGTCCCAATTCCCGGGGCAGAGGCGGCCGCGGCTCTGGCCTAGGCCCGGCACGTCGCTTCTTCAAGCGTGGCACCAATCGAACGACGCCGTATTCCAAG GCGGCTCAAGCTCCGGATTTCACGTGGCAACACGACATGTTCGCTGGCGCTGCACTGCCCGGGGCTGCTCGAGCTCCATCGATAGAAACTGGCACcaaaatttatgtttctaaTTTGGATTATGGAGTTTCTAATGAAGACATTAAg GATCTCTTTTCCAAGGTTGGTGATCTTAAGCGATATACTGTTCATTTTGACCGAAGTGGAAGATCAAAG GGAACTGCAGAAGTTGTCTTTTCACAGCGAGCAGATGCCTTGGCAGCTGTCAAGAGATACAACAATGTCCAATTAGATGGAAAACCAATGAAACTTGAGATTGTCAGAAGAAATATTGCTGCTTCTGCTGCCGCACCTCCATCTAACAATGGCATGTATGGCAATCAAAATGGTGGTTTTAGAAG CCGCCAAAGAAGAGGTGGTGCCATGGGAGGGTCTCATCGTGGTAGACATGGCATAAGTAGGGGTCGTGGCTGGAGAAGAGGTCGAAGTGAAAAGACACCATTTTCTATGGAAGATCTTGATGCTGATTTGCAGAAGTACCATAATGCAGCAAAGCAATCAGACGCAATGGTTCAGTGA